A stretch of the Candidatus Eisenbacteria bacterium genome encodes the following:
- a CDS encoding sugar phosphate isomerase/epimerase family protein, which translates to MFRKFEVTISPPEVEENLPFLVENGLGVELMLYDIDYTRNAKAASLQRIGNLLRKNGITPTAHGPFYDLNPGSRDSSVRSYTLRCFSETLEACSHLGVSLVVFHTGLNPLLPITYQKIWLDISMDSWKPVVREAEEKKIVIAIENTFARDSSTIEAIVREVSSEWLKVCFDAAHVHVYSRKPIEEWLDNLDGLVRKIHLNDNAGEHDDHLSLGEGNMDIVNVFRQLEKRKLFPIVTLELDVSRFEKSLDFLEEHKLWKRKKRELIPRTK; encoded by the coding sequence GTGTTTCGGAAGTTCGAGGTGACAATATCCCCTCCTGAAGTGGAAGAGAATCTGCCGTTTCTTGTCGAAAACGGCCTTGGCGTCGAACTCATGCTCTATGACATCGATTACACCAGAAATGCCAAGGCTGCCTCGCTTCAGAGAATCGGCAATCTCCTCAGAAAGAACGGCATAACTCCCACTGCGCACGGTCCGTTCTATGATCTGAATCCGGGGAGCAGGGATTCCTCGGTAAGAAGCTACACACTGCGCTGCTTCTCCGAGACTCTTGAAGCGTGCTCACATCTCGGAGTGAGCCTTGTTGTTTTCCACACGGGATTGAACCCTCTTCTTCCGATCACCTATCAGAAAATCTGGCTTGACATCTCCATGGACTCGTGGAAACCGGTCGTGAGGGAAGCTGAGGAGAAGAAGATCGTCATTGCCATTGAGAACACATTTGCGCGGGATTCGTCGACAATTGAGGCAATTGTCAGGGAAGTGTCCTCGGAGTGGCTCAAGGTGTGCTTTGATGCTGCCCATGTTCATGTCTATTCCAGGAAGCCGATCGAGGAATGGCTGGACAACCTGGACGGGCTGGTCAGAAAGATCCACTTGAATGACAACGCGGGAGAGCACGATGACCATCTCTCACTTGGCGAGGGGAATATGGATATCGTTAACGTCTTTCGCCAGCTCGAGAAGAGAAAGCTCTTTCCAATTGTTACCTTGGAACTCGACGTGAGCAGGTTCGAGAAAAGCCTTGATTTTCTGGAAGAACACAAGCTGTGGAAGCGAAAAAAACGTGAGCTAATTCCCCGCACCAAGTAG
- a CDS encoding adenylate/guanylate cyclase domain-containing protein: protein MRVNLLARMNSSSNADREAYKPGKPRSPRGFRGLLSSFRPRGGLLVPLIISLISASLTLILLVAGVFYPAELKSVDLRFRIRGESKGSSIVSIVTIDEKSEEGFGEKWPWRRIYHALLIDALTDFGTRAEGFDVFFSSSKDDDAAFRESILRNGHVHLGQYFELGRGDEAEVPGKDANSLSPQTLKFSIPFSNTRALPAKNIFPPNETLLSAAAGVGFEQLDPDIGRRGLNSDGTARKYPVLVSFQGRLFPSIALSIACDYFDADLSEVTFESGRWVVIPGGLRLEKPLRIPVDREGQMIVNWTGKWDGRYGIKKFSYFDICESRNLILNDLQPRIAKEKLAELQGRVVLIGDATLDSQDRATIPFETLYPMVGFQANALHTILERSFLTLVPMRFMVLVILVLSFGLAYLVSERKAITTLLIFVVFGAGYFALSCFLFARSGLITDLTAPTFSLFGTFVGTVGYRFEKERRERQRISNTFGKYVSPDVLGEILKNRQATIPGEKRDVSILFSDVRGFTTISETLSAEELVPLINEYLTAMTEIIFSHGGTVNKFVGDAIMAIFGAPVACDDHPDRALRTAIAMMTKVREMSARWKEEGKPPLDIGVGINTGIVFAGNVGSVERMEYTVMGDGVNVASRLESLNKDYGTHIIVSTETLRRAKGKFMVRELGTVSLKGRKEPVSCCELLGAGN from the coding sequence ATGCGCGTTAACCTGCTTGCCCGGATGAACTCTTCTTCCAACGCTGACCGGGAAGCATACAAACCCGGAAAACCGCGATCGCCTCGTGGATTCCGTGGATTGCTGAGTTCTTTCCGCCCGCGTGGCGGCCTGCTCGTCCCGCTCATAATCTCTCTTATTTCCGCATCTCTTACTCTCATCCTCCTTGTTGCAGGCGTTTTCTATCCGGCGGAGCTCAAGTCTGTTGACCTGAGGTTCAGGATCAGAGGTGAATCGAAGGGGAGTTCCATTGTCTCGATAGTGACAATCGATGAGAAGAGCGAAGAAGGCTTTGGAGAGAAGTGGCCGTGGCGAAGAATCTATCATGCTCTTTTGATTGATGCTCTTACTGACTTTGGAACGAGAGCGGAGGGATTTGATGTTTTTTTCTCGTCCAGCAAGGATGATGATGCCGCGTTCAGAGAATCTATCTTAAGGAACGGTCATGTGCATCTGGGACAGTACTTTGAACTTGGAAGGGGCGATGAGGCGGAAGTTCCAGGGAAGGATGCGAATTCTCTTTCGCCCCAGACCCTGAAGTTCTCAATCCCGTTTTCAAACACAAGGGCGCTCCCCGCAAAGAACATATTTCCTCCTAACGAGACTCTTCTTTCAGCGGCAGCAGGAGTTGGTTTTGAGCAGCTTGACCCGGACATCGGCAGGAGGGGACTCAACTCGGACGGCACTGCAAGAAAGTATCCCGTTCTGGTTTCTTTTCAGGGGAGATTGTTTCCTTCGATTGCCCTGTCGATAGCCTGCGACTATTTTGATGCCGATTTGTCGGAGGTCACTTTTGAATCCGGCAGGTGGGTGGTGATACCCGGGGGACTGAGGCTGGAAAAACCTCTCAGGATTCCAGTTGATAGAGAAGGCCAGATGATTGTCAACTGGACTGGAAAATGGGATGGCCGGTACGGGATAAAGAAATTCTCGTATTTCGATATTTGCGAATCCCGAAATCTTATCCTCAATGATCTTCAACCTAGGATAGCAAAGGAGAAACTTGCCGAACTTCAGGGCAGAGTCGTCCTTATCGGGGACGCGACACTTGATTCGCAGGATAGAGCCACTATTCCATTTGAGACTCTCTATCCGATGGTCGGATTTCAGGCAAATGCATTGCATACCATTCTTGAAAGAAGCTTCCTCACGCTTGTGCCCATGCGTTTCATGGTGCTTGTCATCCTTGTCCTGTCTTTCGGTCTCGCATATCTCGTGTCCGAGAGGAAGGCAATCACGACGCTCCTGATTTTTGTTGTTTTCGGAGCCGGATATTTCGCGTTGTCCTGTTTCTTGTTTGCCAGGTCGGGTTTGATCACGGACCTGACCGCCCCGACGTTTTCGCTGTTCGGGACGTTTGTGGGAACAGTTGGGTACAGATTTGAGAAGGAGAGAAGAGAGAGGCAGAGGATAAGCAATACTTTCGGAAAATACGTATCCCCTGATGTGCTTGGCGAGATACTCAAGAACAGACAGGCCACCATTCCCGGCGAGAAAAGAGATGTGAGCATACTATTTTCCGACGTGCGTGGTTTTACGACGATATCTGAAACGCTTTCGGCTGAAGAATTAGTGCCGCTAATAAATGAGTACCTTACAGCTATGACCGAAATCATTTTCTCTCACGGGGGCACAGTCAACAAATTTGTGGGGGATGCGATAATGGCAATCTTCGGGGCTCCGGTTGCGTGTGACGATCACCCCGACAGGGCTCTCAGAACTGCCATCGCTATGATGACAAAGGTAAGGGAAATGTCCGCAAGGTGGAAGGAGGAGGGCAAGCCTCCGCTGGACATCGGGGTCGGAATAAACACGGGTATTGTCTTCGCCGGGAACGTAGGTTCAGTTGAGAGGATGGAGTACACGGTGATGGGTGACGGTGTGAACGTTGCATCAAGACTGGAAAGTTTGAACAAGGATTACGGGACGCACATAATAGTAAGTACGGAGACTCTGAGAAGGGCAAAGGGAAAATTCATGGTCAGAGAGCTTGGCACCGTAAGTCTGAAAGGCAGGAAAGAACCTGTGTCCTGCTGTGAACTACTTGGTGCGGGGAATTAG
- a CDS encoding type II and III secretion system protein — translation MNRKSILFVILLTAAAGITQCWAQKATQSGISREAEIVALSGKATFREAMRVIESVSGMRIIAPEDYKDADKEIGFDVPGVQWKVALNIIAKDRGLEIVSRERTIELRKRLEEGGREAAPSPEVLVDSREVSISAIFFEANRSALRELGIDWASLRTGGVKFTFSDTLALKDGRVKSAGVAGGPTGTVDVLTLLRFFESRGQGEVIANPQIRVLSGKEGNVKVGTDFFVTTRDFAGNTIQQLQSTGTILTVTPHVLTQDGVDFIYLLISAERSSYEAGTSTIGKTTASTYALLFNGEETAIGGLYGTSQAVKREGFPFLKDLPWWFFGLKYVFGYDSKQVTKNELVILVKANIVPTLKSRLEEKEKDKSMMEKIEQRRQEFEQRTRRK, via the coding sequence ATGAACCGCAAGTCTATTCTCTTTGTGATTCTTCTCACTGCGGCTGCTGGCATAACGCAATGCTGGGCCCAGAAAGCGACACAGAGCGGCATTTCCCGGGAGGCCGAAATAGTTGCCCTGAGCGGGAAAGCCACCTTCAGGGAGGCAATGAGAGTAATTGAGTCTGTGAGCGGCATGAGAATCATCGCGCCTGAAGACTATAAAGATGCAGATAAGGAAATCGGGTTCGATGTGCCCGGTGTCCAGTGGAAGGTTGCTCTCAATATCATTGCCAAGGACAGAGGCCTTGAGATTGTTTCGCGGGAAAGGACTATTGAGCTAAGGAAGAGACTCGAGGAGGGAGGAAGAGAGGCCGCTCCCTCGCCTGAGGTTCTGGTCGATTCCAGAGAAGTCTCTATATCCGCCATCTTCTTTGAAGCAAATAGGTCTGCATTGAGAGAGCTTGGCATAGATTGGGCCTCTCTCAGGACCGGGGGTGTAAAATTCACCTTCAGCGACACGCTTGCGCTCAAAGACGGGAGAGTCAAGTCCGCAGGCGTGGCTGGAGGACCCACCGGCACAGTTGATGTCCTCACACTTCTCAGGTTCTTTGAATCGAGAGGCCAGGGTGAAGTTATTGCCAATCCTCAGATAAGAGTTCTCAGCGGGAAAGAAGGAAATGTGAAGGTTGGAACAGACTTCTTTGTCACAACAAGGGACTTTGCCGGGAATACAATTCAGCAGCTTCAGAGCACTGGAACAATCTTGACTGTGACTCCGCATGTCCTGACGCAGGACGGCGTTGACTTCATCTACCTCCTGATCAGTGCCGAAAGAAGTTCATACGAGGCCGGCACCAGCACTATCGGAAAAACGACTGCTTCTACGTATGCTCTCCTCTTCAACGGTGAAGAGACTGCAATAGGAGGTCTCTACGGCACTTCCCAGGCAGTAAAAAGAGAAGGATTTCCGTTCCTCAAGGACCTCCCATGGTGGTTCTTTGGGTTGAAATACGTCTTTGGCTATGACAGCAAGCAGGTAACGAAAAATGAGCTTGTAATACTTGTCAAAGCAAACATCGTTCCAACACTCAAATCGCGCCTCGAGGAGAAAGAAAAAGACAAGTCCATGATGGAGAAGATTGAGCAGAGAAGACAGGAGTTCGAACAGAGGACCAGGAGGAAATAG